In Polynucleobacter ibericus, a genomic segment contains:
- the dnaQ gene encoding DNA polymerase III subunit epsilon produces the protein MRQVILDTETTGLNPATGDRIIEIGCVEMVGRRLTDRTFHYYINPERDIDAGAFAVHGLSREFLSDKPVFANIVEQLIEFVDGAEIVIHNAAFDLGFLDNEFALLKRPPFRNLAAKLTDTLLDARQMFPGKRNSLDALCERFSISNKHRTLHGALLDAQLLAEVYVAMTRGQEDLSIDLIDYTVGADSAGHTKALPTQLKVLAATDDDIQSHEKILAEIAKASKKDPIWSPLSAAS, from the coding sequence ATGCGTCAAGTTATTCTCGATACTGAAACAACTGGTTTAAACCCGGCTACCGGCGATCGCATTATTGAAATTGGTTGCGTAGAAATGGTTGGTCGTCGCTTAACTGACAGGACCTTTCATTACTACATCAATCCTGAACGCGATATTGATGCAGGTGCCTTTGCAGTACATGGTCTTTCAAGAGAGTTCTTGTCTGACAAACCCGTCTTTGCAAACATTGTTGAGCAGTTAATTGAATTTGTGGATGGCGCTGAAATCGTTATTCATAACGCAGCCTTCGACTTGGGCTTCTTAGACAATGAGTTTGCTTTACTCAAGCGTCCGCCATTTCGCAATCTGGCAGCAAAACTAACAGACACGCTACTTGATGCACGTCAAATGTTTCCCGGCAAGAGAAACTCCTTGGATGCATTATGTGAGCGCTTCTCGATTAGCAATAAACATCGTACATTGCACGGCGCTTTACTCGATGCCCAGTTATTGGCTGAAGTTTATGTAGCCATGACCAGAGGTCAAGAGGATCTCTCGATCGATTTGATTGATTACACAGTTGGCGCTGATTCAGCTGGCCACACCAAAGCTTTACCAACTCAGCTTAAGGTATTGGCGGCGACGGATGATGACATCCAAAGCCATGAAAAAATCTTAGCTGAAATCGCAAAGGCAAGTAAAAAGGACCCCATCTGGAGTCCTTTAAGTGCTGCTAGCTAA
- a CDS encoding tartrate dehydrogenase gives MNAKKIFKNPKIAVIPGDGIGKEVMPEGVRALEAANRKFNLGMQFDHFNFASCDYYLKHGKMMPDDWFDTLMKYDAIFFGAVGMPDILPDHVSLWGSLIQFRRGFDQYVNLRPVRLLPGVPCPLANRKPGDIDFFVVRENTEGEYSSVGGKMFPDTDREIVIQESVFTRQGVDRILQYAFDLAQSRPKKHLTSATKSNGIAITMPYWDERVAAMSKKFADVRADKYHIDILAAQFVMNPDRFDVVVASNLFGDILSDLGPACTGTIAVAPSGSINPEGKFPSLFEPVHGSAPDIFGKMIANPIGQIWSGAMMLDHLGYPEAGNAIFTAIEKVLASGPGNAPLTPDLGGTAKTDDLGKAIAAAI, from the coding sequence ATGAATGCAAAGAAAATTTTCAAGAACCCTAAGATTGCTGTTATTCCTGGTGATGGTATCGGTAAGGAAGTGATGCCCGAAGGCGTACGTGCTTTAGAGGCGGCTAACCGTAAATTTAATTTAGGTATGCAGTTCGATCATTTCAATTTTGCTAGTTGTGATTACTACCTCAAGCACGGCAAGATGATGCCGGATGATTGGTTTGATACCTTAATGAAATACGACGCCATCTTCTTTGGTGCGGTAGGTATGCCGGATATTCTTCCTGACCATGTCTCATTATGGGGAAGTTTGATTCAATTTCGTCGTGGCTTTGATCAATATGTTAATTTGCGCCCTGTACGTTTGTTACCAGGCGTGCCATGCCCATTGGCTAATCGCAAGCCTGGCGATATTGATTTCTTTGTGGTGCGCGAGAATACTGAAGGTGAGTACTCCAGTGTTGGTGGAAAAATGTTCCCTGATACTGACCGTGAGATCGTCATTCAAGAATCTGTTTTCACAAGACAGGGCGTAGATCGCATCTTGCAATACGCTTTTGACCTTGCTCAAAGTAGACCTAAGAAGCATTTAACTTCAGCAACTAAGTCCAATGGTATTGCTATCACTATGCCTTATTGGGATGAGCGTGTCGCAGCAATGTCCAAGAAATTTGCCGATGTAAGGGCGGATAAATATCACATTGATATTTTGGCTGCGCAGTTTGTTATGAATCCGGATCGCTTTGATGTAGTTGTTGCGAGTAACTTATTTGGAGATATCTTGTCTGACTTGGGTCCAGCATGCACCGGAACAATTGCGGTTGCGCCATCAGGCAGCATTAATCCAGAGGGCAAGTTCCCATCCTTATTTGAGCCGGTCCATGGTTCTGCGCCAGATATCTTTGGCAAGATGATTGCTAACCCAATAGGTCAAATTTGGAGCGGTGCAATGATGCTCGATCACCTTGGGTATCCGGAGGCTGGTAATGCAATCTTTACAGCAATTGAAAAGGTTTTGGCATCAGGTCCTGGTAATGCACCCTTGACGCCGGATCTTGGTGGTACTGCAAAGACGGATGATTTAGGCAAAGCGATTGCAGCAGCAATCTAA
- a CDS encoding SprT family zinc-dependent metalloprotease: MKQHTVREAWLEDAVRHLEPVFSKAGYAIPPVRVSCGFPASSSPRTTLGQCWPRERSGGGVNEIFISPKLDEPVQLLDTLVHELCHAVDDCFSGHGEDFKGIAQTVGLEGPARMAHATEELTVKLMMISQELGPYPHQAIVFPPPRPSNASRSKAKCSQCGYEVTLLKKWASYGAPICPKDNIRMLEAVPETIENTSDYDSASLEKGSKKAPDDIRRAIS, encoded by the coding sequence ATGAAGCAACATACAGTTCGTGAAGCATGGTTAGAGGATGCAGTGAGGCATCTAGAACCCGTTTTTTCTAAGGCAGGCTATGCGATACCTCCAGTCCGGGTTTCATGTGGCTTTCCAGCGTCTAGTAGCCCCAGAACTACGCTCGGTCAATGTTGGCCCCGGGAGCGCTCTGGCGGGGGTGTTAATGAGATCTTTATCTCCCCAAAATTGGATGAACCCGTTCAGCTTTTGGATACCTTGGTTCACGAGCTTTGCCATGCGGTAGATGACTGTTTTAGTGGCCATGGCGAGGATTTCAAGGGCATTGCGCAAACGGTTGGTCTCGAGGGTCCGGCCAGAATGGCTCATGCCACCGAGGAGCTCACTGTCAAGCTGATGATGATTAGTCAGGAGTTAGGGCCATACCCGCATCAAGCGATTGTTTTCCCGCCGCCCAGACCTAGCAACGCTAGTCGTAGCAAGGCGAAGTGTAGTCAATGCGGTTACGAGGTTACTCTTCTGAAAAAATGGGCTAGTTATGGTGCGCCGATCTGCCCCAAAGACAATATTCGCATGTTGGAAGCCGTACCTGAGACCATCGAAAATACAAGCGATTACGATAGTGCATCCCTTGAAAAGGGCAGCAAAAAGGCTCCAGATGACATCCGCCGCGCAATCAGCTAG
- a CDS encoding efflux RND transporter periplasmic adaptor subunit: protein MTLPQDAFKTAYKPKKNETVSKIESSLDKLLVKLVHLKDAIQSCLCNLWTKYLPQIGKLKSINYASSKAFIKRYKWRILIILILLYAGSKTYDYFFPAGKKASGPQTITSIVVEKKDVPLIIEATGTIVSNSIVDIRPMITNTVTKIHIKDGQEVTEGQLLFSLDDRNDKANYEKLKALADDSQKQYLRAKELVAKNFISKAGLETSLANAKSAQAAARSAEVQLSFDLIRSPINGRAGIINVFPGSFVQASNAVISSTNASATSTTGSMVTITQLNPINVQFVVPEKDIPIILENKKADEPLKVKVTVGNTGKTVYEGQVLVIDNQVDPAIAAVRVKAQIPNEKMELLPGQFARISLNANTLKDALAVPTQAIVISPTGRLVYVVDKDDKVTAKPVKVTYEYQGNSVVTGIQAGDRIVVEGKQNLRTGSKVRESKISKGPAPAAPANNAPASEQK from the coding sequence ATGACCTTGCCTCAAGATGCCTTCAAAACAGCATATAAACCCAAGAAAAACGAGACTGTGTCCAAAATAGAATCCTCCCTTGATAAATTGTTAGTCAAGCTCGTTCATCTGAAGGATGCTATTCAGTCTTGCTTATGCAACCTTTGGACTAAATATTTGCCACAGATCGGTAAGTTAAAAAGCATCAATTACGCTTCAAGCAAGGCATTCATCAAACGTTATAAGTGGCGCATTTTGATTATTTTGATTCTGCTATATGCAGGTTCAAAAACATATGATTACTTTTTTCCTGCAGGCAAGAAAGCTAGCGGCCCCCAAACGATTACCAGTATTGTGGTCGAAAAAAAGGATGTTCCGCTCATCATCGAGGCTACTGGCACCATTGTCTCCAATAGCATTGTTGATATTCGGCCGATGATTACGAATACCGTTACTAAAATTCATATTAAAGATGGGCAAGAAGTAACAGAAGGACAGCTTCTGTTCAGTTTAGATGACCGTAACGACAAGGCCAATTACGAAAAACTGAAGGCCTTAGCGGATGACTCTCAAAAGCAGTATTTGCGTGCCAAGGAATTGGTTGCGAAAAACTTCATATCAAAAGCGGGATTAGAAACCTCTCTAGCGAACGCTAAGTCTGCTCAAGCAGCCGCACGCTCTGCAGAGGTGCAGCTTTCCTTTGACTTGATACGCTCCCCTATTAACGGTCGTGCTGGCATCATTAACGTCTTTCCAGGTTCTTTCGTACAAGCAAGTAATGCAGTCATCAGTTCAACCAATGCTTCCGCCACATCCACCACTGGATCCATGGTGACGATCACGCAACTTAATCCTATCAACGTTCAGTTCGTAGTTCCTGAAAAAGATATCCCGATTATTTTGGAGAATAAAAAAGCGGATGAGCCTTTAAAAGTCAAAGTTACTGTTGGCAATACCGGCAAGACTGTTTATGAAGGTCAGGTTTTGGTAATCGACAACCAGGTAGATCCCGCAATTGCTGCAGTGAGAGTCAAGGCGCAAATTCCTAATGAAAAAATGGAGCTCTTGCCCGGTCAGTTTGCTCGTATTTCACTCAATGCCAACACTCTAAAAGATGCCCTAGCCGTTCCAACCCAAGCGATCGTCATTAGCCCAACTGGACGACTTGTCTACGTGGTTGACAAGGATGACAAAGTAACAGCGAAGCCAGTAAAAGTGACTTATGAATACCAGGGCAATTCTGTGGTTACAGGAATTCAAGCAGGCGATCGAATTGTGGTTGAAGGAAAGCAGAATTTGCGAACTGGCAGCAAAGTACGCGAATCAAAAATCAGCAAAGGCCCAGCTCCCGCTGCCCCCGCTAACAACGCACCTGCTTCTGAGCAAAAATGA
- a CDS encoding NADH:flavin oxidoreductase/NADH oxidase has translation MSLLFSNYTLNSPRGPLKLANRIVVAPMCQYSAVNGEATDWHLMHWANLLNSGAALFIIEATGVSPEARITPACLGLWDDRTEAALKDKLSRARVLAPATPVFIQLAHAGRKASSATPWNGGQLLSKDNGGWETLAPSAIPQLDGERHPHELTKSDLQKLIDDFVASAKRADRIGVDGIELHGAHGYLLHQFLSPIANQRTDEYGGSFENRIRFPLELFAAVRAAYQGVLGIRISASDWIEGGWTPQETADFAKQLKPLGCDFVHISSGGISPKQKIAIGPNYQVPFAKIVKEQSGLPTMTVGLITDPQQAEDILQAGDADLIALARAFLYKPRWAWEAAAALGGTVNANERYWRCLPREAQVIFGDVKIGQR, from the coding sequence ATGAGTCTTTTATTTTCCAATTACACGCTAAATTCTCCTAGAGGACCTCTGAAGCTAGCTAATCGCATTGTTGTCGCTCCAATGTGCCAATATTCGGCCGTTAATGGTGAGGCAACCGATTGGCATCTCATGCACTGGGCCAACCTACTGAATAGTGGTGCCGCATTATTCATTATTGAGGCTACAGGCGTAAGTCCTGAGGCAAGGATTACTCCGGCCTGTTTGGGTCTTTGGGATGACCGTACGGAGGCTGCACTTAAAGATAAATTAAGTCGTGCGCGAGTGTTAGCTCCAGCTACACCGGTTTTCATTCAGCTAGCTCATGCTGGTCGCAAAGCATCTAGCGCCACCCCATGGAATGGCGGTCAATTACTCTCTAAAGATAATGGCGGCTGGGAAACATTGGCGCCTTCAGCAATTCCTCAGTTAGATGGCGAACGCCACCCTCATGAGCTAACAAAGAGTGATCTCCAGAAATTGATTGATGATTTCGTTGCATCCGCGAAACGTGCAGATCGCATAGGAGTTGATGGCATTGAACTGCACGGGGCTCATGGTTATTTGTTACACCAATTTTTATCTCCCATTGCTAATCAACGTACCGATGAATATGGCGGATCTTTTGAAAACCGAATTCGCTTTCCTCTAGAGCTCTTTGCTGCTGTAAGAGCGGCCTACCAAGGCGTGCTTGGTATTCGAATATCAGCGAGCGACTGGATAGAAGGCGGCTGGACTCCGCAAGAGACAGCAGATTTCGCAAAACAACTCAAACCTTTGGGCTGTGATTTTGTTCATATTTCTTCTGGGGGCATTTCGCCCAAGCAGAAAATTGCGATTGGACCAAACTATCAAGTACCTTTTGCAAAGATTGTCAAAGAACAGTCCGGTTTGCCAACCATGACTGTCGGTTTGATTACCGATCCTCAGCAAGCAGAAGATATTTTGCAGGCCGGTGATGCTGATTTAATTGCTTTAGCAAGAGCATTTCTCTATAAGCCACGCTGGGCCTGGGAGGCTGCGGCAGCATTAGGTGGCACTGTAAATGCAAACGAACGCTATTGGCGTTGTTTGCCTCGTGAAGCACAGGTAATTTTTGGCGATGTAAAAATAGGGCAACGATAA
- a CDS encoding amidase: MKDLESLSATQAIKALSKREIKATDLLLSCLDRIGQKESIVRAWTSLGKENALSRAKQLDKGAVQGILHGLPIGVKDLFDTYDLPTSYGSPIYANHYPAADAVSVALMRQAGGIILGKTTTTEFASFKSGPTTNPHDVHHTPGGSSSGSAAAVSDFMVPLATGSQTAGSIIRPASYCGVVGFKPSFGKISVAGVKSLAPSLDTLGSFGRTIEDVALGVAAMSGDHRLAKVEDLHSKPRIAICKTSNWSFAQKETSTALAVARHAAEVISRGLVGDIKLPKACDDLTVAQTRIMLSEISRSFTFERVHYPKKLSLQFSKSLHEGLEISFEQYTKDLLLASDAKASVMDLFNDEIDILIAPSATGEAPPLKDGTGNPIFCREWTLLGLPCININVAAGPNGLPVGVQLIAGPGKDRFLLSAARAFALALPDPTLRDQA; the protein is encoded by the coding sequence ATGAAAGATCTCGAAAGCCTCAGCGCCACCCAAGCCATCAAAGCGCTCTCTAAAAGGGAGATAAAGGCGACTGATTTACTGCTTTCTTGCCTAGACCGCATAGGGCAAAAAGAGAGCATTGTCAGAGCCTGGACTAGCCTGGGTAAGGAAAATGCTCTATCCCGCGCAAAACAGCTCGATAAGGGCGCTGTTCAGGGCATATTGCATGGCTTACCTATTGGGGTTAAAGATCTATTCGACACCTATGACTTGCCCACCTCTTACGGGTCGCCAATTTATGCCAATCATTACCCGGCTGCGGATGCGGTTTCAGTCGCATTAATGCGTCAGGCCGGGGGCATCATCCTGGGAAAAACCACGACCACGGAATTTGCCTCATTTAAAAGCGGCCCCACTACTAACCCCCATGATGTTCACCATACCCCTGGAGGTTCTTCAAGCGGCTCAGCTGCTGCAGTCTCTGACTTTATGGTGCCATTAGCAACTGGTAGTCAAACAGCTGGCTCCATTATTCGCCCTGCATCGTATTGCGGTGTAGTCGGCTTTAAACCCAGCTTCGGAAAAATAAGTGTTGCAGGTGTCAAATCCCTAGCGCCTTCCCTCGATACCCTTGGTAGCTTTGGCAGGACGATCGAGGATGTTGCTCTTGGCGTTGCAGCCATGAGTGGCGATCATCGTCTAGCAAAGGTTGAGGACTTGCACAGCAAGCCTCGGATTGCAATTTGCAAAACATCCAACTGGTCCTTTGCGCAAAAAGAGACTTCCACAGCCTTAGCGGTAGCTCGCCATGCAGCTGAAGTTATATCAAGAGGTCTTGTCGGAGATATCAAATTACCCAAGGCATGCGATGACTTAACTGTGGCTCAGACTCGCATCATGCTTTCAGAAATATCTAGAAGCTTTACATTTGAACGAGTCCACTACCCAAAGAAATTAAGTCTGCAATTTTCTAAATCACTTCATGAAGGTTTAGAAATCAGTTTTGAGCAATATACAAAAGATTTGTTGCTAGCGAGTGATGCCAAAGCATCCGTAATGGACTTATTTAATGATGAAATAGATATCCTGATTGCTCCAAGTGCAACCGGTGAGGCTCCTCCCTTAAAAGATGGCACTGGTAATCCTATATTTTGTCGAGAATGGACACTACTAGGTTTGCCATGCATCAATATCAATGTTGCAGCCGGTCCAAATGGTCTGCCTGTTGGTGTGCAGCTAATTGCTGGGCCTGGTAAGGATCGCTTTTTACTAAGCGCCGCGAGGGCATTTGCGTTGGCGTTGCCTGATCCCACTCTGCGAGATCAGGCATAG
- a CDS encoding Bug family tripartite tricarboxylate transporter substrate binding protein, translating to MKKYSVIGSALVICSLSFASLALAQSFPDRPITLVVPNPPGGLVDTSARLLSEPLSRVIGQTVVVDNKPGASGNIAYQFVANAKPDGYTLLISYSGYHVGNPALFEKLSWDPKDFSPVALLTVSTNVIAVHPSVPVNNLKEFIAYAKANPGKLNYASQGNGSVSHIGTEMFKQSTGTDMIHVPYKGSGPAIQDVLAGQVQVFISTPPSLMQHVQSGKLKGLAVTGKNRHPGMPNVPTTAEAGLPSFQLESWVALYAPAGTPAPVITKLTDSVKKSLALPEVKERSDAAGVELRYLNPAATDALVKKELPYWNKAIKSANITLD from the coding sequence ATGAAAAAATATTCAGTAATTGGCAGTGCACTTGTAATCTGTAGCTTGAGCTTCGCAAGCTTAGCCTTGGCTCAATCCTTTCCGGATAGACCGATTACTCTGGTGGTGCCCAACCCACCGGGTGGCTTAGTTGACACTTCTGCACGTTTATTAAGTGAGCCGCTATCAAGAGTTATTGGTCAAACCGTGGTTGTTGATAACAAGCCAGGAGCAAGCGGCAATATTGCTTATCAATTTGTTGCCAATGCAAAACCTGATGGTTACACCTTACTTATTTCGTACTCTGGTTATCACGTTGGAAACCCTGCCTTATTTGAAAAATTGTCCTGGGATCCAAAAGATTTTTCTCCAGTCGCATTGTTGACTGTTTCAACTAATGTGATTGCCGTTCATCCATCTGTACCAGTCAATAATCTAAAAGAGTTCATTGCTTATGCAAAAGCAAATCCAGGGAAATTAAACTATGCCTCTCAGGGGAATGGCTCTGTATCGCATATTGGCACTGAAATGTTTAAGCAGTCGACAGGTACAGACATGATCCACGTCCCATACAAGGGTTCTGGTCCAGCTATTCAGGATGTTTTAGCAGGCCAAGTACAGGTATTCATCAGTACGCCACCTTCTTTAATGCAACATGTGCAAAGTGGCAAGCTCAAGGGATTGGCGGTCACTGGAAAAAATCGTCATCCTGGTATGCCGAATGTCCCAACTACTGCGGAAGCAGGCTTACCTTCATTTCAGCTGGAGTCTTGGGTTGCCTTATATGCACCGGCTGGAACGCCTGCACCTGTCATTACCAAGCTAACTGATTCTGTGAAGAAAAGTTTAGCGCTGCCTGAAGTCAAGGAGCGCTCAGATGCTGCAGGTGTGGAATTGCGTTATCTCAATCCTGCTGCAACAGATGCGCTAGTGAAGAAAGAGTTGCCTTATTGGAATAAAGCAATCAAGTCTGCAAACATTACGCTCGATTAA
- a CDS encoding efflux RND transporter permease subunit — MTLSELCIRRPVMTVLLSIATVIAGSVAYFKIPVAALPSFNTPIISVTASLPGAAPENMASAVALPLEKEFSTIDGIKVISSTNSLGSTSITLEFNNDRDIDKAAVDVQAALLRAQRRLPIEMTIPPSYRKINPADTPVLIVRMSSPSISLSEMNAYAENLMAPNLSTITGVSQVSVYGAKRYAVRVSVRPDALGNRNITMDEVAAAINKANTNSPVGTLDGPRQLITIYANPQLVKAEEFGNLIIAQRNGYPIYLKDVADVQESYEDVKTFASAKGERSIAIGINRQPNANTVEVVQSIKRLLPSLKAQMPDSIQLTLINDRSLSIIESIHDVNITLLFTIALVVLVIFLFLKHVSATVIPSISLPISLIGAFFVFYFLGYSLDNISLLGITLAVGLVVDDAIVVLENIMRYVEKGMDPLKAALKGSKEVGFTIVSISLSLVAVFIPLFFMAGPIGLLFREFAVVVTLSILVSAVVSLTIVPMLCSRYLPKPDHKPKEYEIIRKFDRLFDWTLKAYVHYLDLALVNRKKVLWGAIASCVITVFLFIYSPKGFFPEEDIGQLRVTVEASEDTSFKAMIALQDQAAKIVDSDPNVETSISILGGGQSSGRNTGRFFIILKPKSERQKMSKVMEGLRTKFREIPGIQVYMSPVQNLQLGGRSSKSRYQFTLQSVGFEGVNEWADKLLLKMRADPIFRDVTSDSQLKGLNVKIEIDREKAASAGVSISDIRTALYSSFGERQVSTIYTPVNTYYVILETAEDDRQFETDLNKVYVRGRATDKLIPLSSLASFVRSVGPTAVNHQGQIPAVTISFNLAPDVFLGDATKAIDGFVKQVDLPSSIITSYGGDAAVFKDNQSGQVILLLAALGVIYILLGVLYESYIHPLTILAGLPSAAIGAILALRIFGFELTIVASIGILLLIGIVKKNAILMIDFALDAQRNQGMSPEKAIREACILRFRPIMMTTIAALMGALPIALGLGAGAELRQPLGISVAGGLIFSQFVTLIITPVIYLYLDKYAGNGPMDIPPAVLEGT, encoded by the coding sequence ATGACGCTTTCTGAGCTATGTATTAGACGCCCCGTAATGACGGTGTTGCTTTCAATTGCAACCGTCATAGCTGGAAGCGTAGCCTATTTCAAAATTCCTGTAGCGGCCCTCCCCAGTTTTAATACACCGATTATTTCTGTAACGGCAAGCCTGCCAGGGGCTGCACCAGAAAATATGGCTTCCGCAGTTGCATTACCGCTTGAGAAAGAGTTCTCAACAATTGATGGCATCAAGGTTATTAGCTCAACCAACTCACTAGGCTCAACCAGCATCACTCTTGAGTTTAATAACGATCGCGATATTGATAAGGCAGCGGTAGATGTGCAAGCTGCACTCTTGCGTGCGCAAAGGCGCTTACCTATAGAAATGACGATTCCACCGTCATATCGAAAAATTAATCCAGCGGATACACCAGTTCTCATTGTCAGAATGAGTTCACCATCGATCAGCCTCTCGGAAATGAATGCCTATGCCGAGAATTTGATGGCACCCAATTTATCGACTATTACAGGTGTATCTCAGGTCTCCGTTTATGGTGCCAAACGTTATGCTGTTCGCGTTAGCGTCAGACCCGATGCCTTAGGAAATCGTAATATCACGATGGATGAGGTCGCTGCTGCAATTAATAAGGCCAACACCAACAGCCCCGTTGGCACTCTAGACGGCCCACGACAACTCATTACTATTTATGCCAACCCCCAATTAGTTAAAGCTGAAGAGTTTGGCAATCTGATCATTGCACAGCGTAATGGATACCCAATTTATCTTAAAGATGTAGCCGATGTTCAGGAGAGCTACGAAGATGTTAAAACTTTTGCCTCGGCAAAGGGTGAGAGATCGATTGCCATTGGTATAAATAGACAACCAAATGCCAATACGGTTGAGGTTGTTCAATCTATTAAGCGCTTGCTACCTTCACTTAAAGCGCAAATGCCTGACTCGATTCAATTAACACTGATTAATGATCGCTCCTTATCCATTATTGAATCTATCCATGATGTGAATATCACCCTTCTGTTTACCATTGCTCTAGTTGTTTTAGTGATATTCCTATTTTTAAAGCATGTTTCAGCCACAGTGATTCCGTCAATCAGCCTGCCAATTTCCTTGATTGGCGCATTTTTTGTTTTCTATTTTTTAGGCTACAGCCTAGATAACATTTCCCTATTGGGAATCACGCTAGCTGTTGGCCTGGTTGTAGACGATGCTATTGTTGTTTTAGAAAACATCATGCGTTACGTTGAAAAGGGCATGGATCCCCTTAAAGCTGCCCTCAAGGGTAGCAAAGAGGTTGGATTTACTATTGTTTCTATTTCTTTGTCACTGGTGGCTGTGTTCATACCTCTGTTTTTTATGGCCGGTCCAATTGGCCTCCTCTTTAGAGAATTCGCAGTTGTAGTTACCCTCTCCATTTTGGTTTCTGCAGTTGTTTCTCTAACAATAGTGCCAATGCTTTGCAGTCGCTATTTACCTAAGCCAGATCACAAGCCGAAAGAATATGAAATCATCAGGAAATTTGATCGTCTCTTTGATTGGACGCTAAAGGCTTACGTTCACTATTTGGACTTAGCTTTGGTGAATCGTAAAAAAGTACTTTGGGGAGCGATTGCTAGTTGCGTAATTACGGTTTTTCTATTTATCTATAGCCCTAAGGGCTTCTTTCCTGAAGAGGATATTGGTCAGTTGCGTGTGACTGTTGAGGCTTCAGAGGATACATCCTTTAAAGCGATGATTGCCCTCCAGGATCAAGCAGCCAAGATAGTAGATAGCGACCCCAACGTTGAGACTTCCATCTCCATTCTTGGTGGCGGCCAAAGTTCTGGTCGTAATACTGGGCGATTCTTCATCATCCTCAAGCCAAAAAGCGAGCGGCAAAAGATGAGTAAAGTCATGGAGGGCCTTCGAACGAAGTTCAGAGAAATTCCTGGCATCCAGGTGTATATGAGCCCTGTTCAAAATTTACAGCTAGGTGGCAGAAGCAGCAAAAGCCGCTACCAATTCACCCTTCAGAGCGTTGGGTTTGAAGGTGTGAATGAATGGGCGGATAAGTTACTCCTAAAAATGCGAGCTGACCCGATTTTTAGAGATGTAACAAGTGACTCTCAGCTCAAGGGCTTAAATGTCAAAATTGAAATCGATAGAGAAAAGGCGGCTAGCGCGGGTGTATCTATTTCAGATATTCGCACTGCCCTTTATTCCTCATTTGGTGAACGCCAGGTTTCAACAATCTATACCCCGGTCAATACCTACTATGTCATTTTAGAAACTGCAGAGGATGATCGTCAGTTTGAAACCGACTTGAATAAGGTATATGTACGCGGTAGAGCAACCGATAAGCTCATTCCTCTATCAAGTTTGGCAAGCTTTGTGCGCAGCGTTGGCCCAACAGCAGTAAATCATCAAGGACAAATTCCTGCGGTTACGATTTCATTCAATCTAGCCCCGGATGTATTTCTGGGTGATGCAACTAAAGCAATAGATGGATTTGTGAAGCAAGTGGATCTTCCCTCTTCAATTATTACAAGCTATGGTGGCGATGCCGCAGTGTTTAAAGACAATCAATCGGGTCAAGTAATTTTGCTGCTTGCAGCGCTCGGCGTAATTTATATCCTATTGGGGGTTTTGTACGAAAGCTATATTCACCCACTGACAATTCTTGCGGGTCTGCCATCAGCAGCTATTGGTGCAATTCTAGCTCTGCGTATTTTTGGCTTTGAGTTAACGATTGTTGCTTCTATTGGCATCTTATTGTTGATTGGTATCGTCAAGAAGAATGCGATTTTGATGATTGACTTTGCTTTAGATGCGCAGCGCAACCAAGGTATGTCGCCAGAAAAAGCTATTCGCGAGGCATGTATATTGCGATTCCGGCCAATTATGATGACCACCATAGCTGCTTTAATGGGTGCCTTGCCCATTGCGCTAGGTCTTGGTGCCGGTGCTGAATTAAGACAGCCGCTTGGTATTAGCGTTGCTGGTGGTTTAATATTTTCTCAGTTTGTAACCCTGATCATTACCCCGGTCATTTACCTTTATTTAGATAAATATGCTGGCAATGGTCCGATGGATATTCCACCTGCTGTTCTAGAGGGCACCTAA